The following proteins are encoded in a genomic region of Pyrus communis chromosome 11, drPyrComm1.1, whole genome shotgun sequence:
- the LOC137749516 gene encoding transmembrane 9 superfamily member 12-like, whose protein sequence is MAILIPGMPSIKWALLVLIVFVHTCNGFYLPGSYMHTYSKGQQIITKVNSLTSIETELPFSYYSLPYCKPPEGIKKSAENLGELLMGDEIETSAYRFNMTVNETLYLCTTSALTEHDVKLLKQRTRDLYQVNMILDNLPAMRYAYQNGVKIQWTGFPVGYTPPNSKEDYIINHLKFTVLIHEYEGSGVQVIGTGEEGMGVISEADKKKASGFEIVGFEVSPCSIKYDPEAMKKKAMYEKIQPVNCPSEVEKSQIIREQEKVSFTYEVEFVKSDIRWPSRWDAYLKMEGARVHWFSILNSLMVILFLAGIVFVIFLRTVRRDLTRYEELDKESQAQMNEELSGWKLVVGDVFREPDSPKLLCVMVGDGVQITGMAVVTIIFAAFGFMSPASRGMLLTGMIILYLFLGIIAGYVAVRMWRTIKGTSEGWRSVSWFVACFFPGIVFVILTILNFILWGSKSTGALPISLYFILISLWFCISVPLTLLGGFLGTRAEPISYPVRTNQIPREIPARKYPSWLLVLGAGTLPFGTLFIELFFILSSIWLGRFYYVFGFLFIVLMLLVIVCAEVSVVLTYMHLCVEDWRWWWKAFFASGSVSFYVFLYSINYLVFDLQSLSGPVSAILYLGYSLIMATAIMLSTGTIGFLMSLYFVHYLFSSVKID, encoded by the coding sequence ATGGCGATCTTGATTCCGGGAATGCCCTCAATCAAATGGGCTCTGCTTGTTTTGATTGTATTTGTGCACACCTGTAATGGGTTTTATCTCCCCGGAAGCTACATGCATACATATTCGAAAGGGCAACAAATCATTACCAAAGTTAACTCCTTGACTTCTATAGAGACTGAGCTGCCCTTCAGCTACTACAGTCTCCCTTATTGCAAACCCCCTGAAGGTATCAAGAAAAGTGCCGAGAATCTCGGGGAACTCCTTATGGGAGATGAGATCGAAACCTCTGCGTACCGCTTCAATATGACTGTGAATGAGACTCTTTACCTGTGTACCACATCCGCCTTGACTGAGCACGACGTAAAGCTGCTGAAACAGAGGACCCGTGATCTGTATCAGGTCAATATGATCCTTGATAATTTGCCTGCGATGAGGTATGCTTATCAAAATGGGGTTAAGATTCAGTGGACTGGGTTTCCTGTTGGGTACACACCACCCAACAGTAAAGAAGATTACATCATCAATCACCTCAAGTTCACTGTTTTGATTCACGAGTATGAAGGGAGTGGTGTGCAGGTAATCGGGACTGGGGAAGAAGGCATGGGTGTCATTTCAGAAGCCGATAAGAAGAAGGCATCTGGGTTTGAGATTGTTGGCTTTGAGGTTTCCCCTTGCAGCATTAAATATGACCCAGAGGCCATGAAGAAAAAAGCCATGTATGAAAAAATCCAACCTGTAAATTGCCCCTCAGAGGTCGAAAAGTCTCAAATAATAAGGGAGCAAGAAAAAGTATCATTTACTTATGAGGTTGAGTTTGTGAAAAGCGATATAAGATGGCCATCAAGGTGGGATGCTTATTTGAAGATGGAGGGTGCTCGTGTGCACTGGTTCTCTATCCTGAATTCATTAATGGTGATCCTTTTCCTCGCTGGTATAGTCTTTGTCATATTCCTAAGGACTGTGAGGAGGGATTTAACAAGATACGAAGAACTGGACAAAGAATCTCAAGCTCAAATGAATGAAGAACTCTCTGGGTGGAAGCTTGTTGTGGGAGATGTGTTCAGAGAACCAGATTCTCCCAAGCTTCTTTGTGTGATGGTTGGAGATGGGGTTCAGATTACAGGGATGGCAGTTGTCACAATCATCTTTGCAGCATTTGGTTTCATGTCACCAGCTTCACGAGGAATGCTACTGACTGGAATGATCATTCTATATCTTTTCCTTGGGATTATTGCTGGTTATGTTGCTGTCCGTATGTGGAGAACCATAAAGGGAACTTCCGAAGGGTGGAGATCGGTTTCCTGGTTTGTGGCGTGCTTCTTTCCTGGAATCGTCTTTGTTATTCTTACAATATTGAATTTCATTCTATGGGGCAGCAAGAGTACTGGTGCTCTTCCCATTTCTTTGTATTTTATACTCATCTCCCTCTGGTTCTGCATTTCCGTGCCTCTCACCCTTCTTGGAGGATTCTTAGGCACACGAGCTGAGCCAATTTCATATCCCGTAAGAACCAACCAGATTCCAAGGGAGATTCCTGCACGCAAATATCCATCATGGCTTCTTGTTCTTGGTGCTGGGACACTTCCGTTTGGAACCCTTTTCATTGAACTCTTCTTCATCCTTTCTAGCATCTGGCTTGGAAGGTTTTATTATGTCTTCggtttcctttttatagtgctTATGTTGTTGGTTATCGTTTGTGCTGAAGTTTCAGTAGTTCTCACATACATGCATCTTTGTGTGGAGGattggaggtggtggtggaagGCTTTCTTTGCCTCAGGTTCAGTTTCCTTTTACGTGTTCCTGTACTCCATCAATTACCTGGTATTTGACCTGCAGAGTTTGAGTGGGCCTGTGTCGGCTATCCTTTACCTCGGTTATTCATTGATCATGGCAACTGCAATCATGCTGTCAACTGGCACCATTGGCTTTCTTATGTCTCTCTACTTTGTTCATTACCTCTTCTCGTCCGTAAAGATCGACTAG
- the LOC137749579 gene encoding protein PHR1-LIKE 3-like: MVGFGCSGGDEQDFQGSCPTPIVTRSDDRVVLEGGEAAVVEEVDRETRDLQLPQDCVLKAKLRPRLQWTPELHTRFVDAVNQLGGPHKSTPKKVQQAMGIQGITLFQVKSHLQKYRLGRYSGKEWTEGTQICSQDLEEGLSTRRTPLQLPQTARMPSDELVMAAADEERIRMQIEAGRQLQLWQDAEQRYMNFAMENAHKKLAEQFFGGAIAAGVLNGVSGLGTMELYPAYQMTAGSRMQPSLEGHSTSYGRSENSSVENFQTCTEDDEKTEQSLDDDPAEAYLIDPDPDME, encoded by the exons ATGGTTGGTTTTGGTTGTAGTGGTGGTGATGAACAGGATTTTCAAGGATCTTGTCCGACTCCTATTGTCACTCGTAGCGATGACAGAGTTGTTCTCGAGGGTGGGGAGGCGGCGGTGGTGGAGGAGGTTGATCGTGAAACTCGTGATCTTCAGCTGCCTCAAGACTGTGTTCTTAAGGCAAAGCTCAGACCCCGACTTCAATGGACTCCTGAGCTTCATACCCGCTTTGTTGATGCTGTCAATCAGCTTGGAGGCCCTCACA AGTCAACTCCGAAGAAAGTTCAGCAGGCAATGGGTATCCAGGGAATAACTCTTTTCCAAGTGAAGAGCCACCTCCAG AAATACAGACTTGGAAGGTACTCAGGGAAGGAATGGACGGAGGGGACACAAATCT GTTCACAGGACTTGGAAGAAGGCCTAAGCACTAGGCGTACTCCCTTGCAACTCCCGCAGACCGCAAGAAT GCCCTCTGATGAACTGGTAATGGCAGCTGCTGATGAAGAAAGAATTAGAATGCAAATTGAG GCTGGGAGGCAATTGCAATTGTGGCAGGATGCTGAGCAGAGATACATGAATTTTGCTATGGAGAATGCACATAAGAAACTTGCTGAGCAATTTTTTGGTGGTGCAATTGCCGCGGGCGTACTAAACGGCGTTTCAGGTTTAGGAACAATGGAACTATACCCGGCATATCAGATGACTGCGGGAAGCAGAATGCAGCCTAGCCTTGAAGGCCACTCGACCTCTTACGGGCGTTCGGAGAATTCATCTGTCGAAAATTTCCAAACTTGTACTGAAGATGACGAGAAAACGGAGCAGAGCTTGGACGATGACCCTGCGGAAGCTTACCTGATCGACCCGGATCCAGATATGGAGTGA
- the LOC137709119 gene encoding uncharacterized protein: MFTEGLDENAIKWIKQGSEIEALEQQQQSPQAVRSPLAEKLTSDAYPISPLRFGTNSGGGGPALPPLKFHTGLLAPHSLVAPCLSSDTDDYDDGNESVASVSDTGSSANYFEEESKPMEQYYQEEEEEMFGYRNKPSSVLNRGLLKEGLRVELPGNCRRFTDGEVGFKKKCALKTSTPGAGNQVLKRAQLRNFNGTAPSGNECGVLRDSAADLGTPSAPPIFEIGRDNSGNEDEIQGGQEASERLRESNAAENWTCPSRGSMGFDGSVEGLADLDSGSFKASQLGERVNKSIAGETETKVPSLQASQLDHSYYHTSGQYAWQTLVAHEACIRLCLQAWARGCTEAPEFLRDECLVLRNAFGLNTFLLQPRGAQPLEAKTSRNTEQTFAMKAKKVVGKIRVEVRKLRVIPRRKLKSTYSQRGAMYIQAGAEYVRHVSSLVKTGINSLKSSSFSITPEEPLSCIFKLSSATKETEVEPSSAICLHPGSGDYHVFFPESQVDALLVEVQDTKKSVQCRTTIPISSLNDSTSDKLRWWPLYHDDQECIGKIQLSIGSVITSDEDNHIKSGPVAETLAYDLLLEAAMRAQNFHSRNLWLHGTWKWLLTEFADYYEVSQSYTKLRYLSHVMNVGTPTTGCLELVNELLVPIIKARSQKCLTRQEKSILLDCENQIESLLANVFENYKSLDEGSPTGFKSSFGPTPESAAPALAPAVQVYMILHDILTLDAQTMLRNYLQTAAKKRYRKHALDTDEFVSSNSEGFLMDPISISTAYLKMKNLCMNIQKEIQADIKIHNQHVLPSSIDLSNIAAAIYSTELCSRLRAFLAALPPSGPQPHVNELLIAVADFERNLESWNISPVQGGVDSKNLFHDYIMVWVQDMQLNLLERCRAEKVPWSGVSTNNSTSPFAEDMYENIRENLIQYEVVLNRWPQYSLILEQAVANVERAIIKALEKQYNDILTPLKDGIQKRLNMQVQKLTRRQSVAIYTVPNQLGTFLNTMKRILDVLHCTLEDILKSWASFLPVMGDNKKSLFGEQMNGITVLLRTKYKNYLQATVGKLISNVQANRNTRLKRILEETKEEDGEAEVRERMHPLSSQLVDSISNLHEVFTSKIFITICRGFWDRMGQIVLKFLEGRKENRVWYNGSYYALGILDDTFASQMQRLQGNALQEKDLEPPRSVIEARSILCRDTENATDASTYFYA, encoded by the exons ATGTTCACCGAAGGCCTCGACGAAAATGCGATCAAATGGATCAAACAG GGATCAGAAATTGAAGCGCTAGAACAACAGCAACAATCCCCACAAGCGGTCCGATCGCCTCTTGCCGAGAAACTCACTTCCGACGCTTACCCAATATCGCCACTGCGCTTCGGCACCAACAGCGGCGGCGGCGGTCCCGCTCTACCTCCGCTGAAGTTCCACACTGGCCTGCTCGCGCCTCACAGCTTGGTGGCTCCGTGTCTAAGCAGCGACACCGATGACTACGATGACGGCAACGAGAGTGTGGCTTCGGTTTCTGATACGGGTTCGTCTGCCAATTACTTTGAGGAAGAGTCGAAGCCAATGGAGCAGTACTatcaggaagaagaagaggagatgTTTGGTTATAGGAATAAGCCAAGCAGTGTGTTGAATAGAGGGTTGTTGAAGGAGGGTCTGAGGGTTGAATTGCCCGGAAATTGCAGAAGATTTACGGATGGTGAAGTGGGTTTCAAGAAGAAATGTGCTCTGAAAACTTCGACACCGGGTGCTGGCAATCAGGTTCTGAAAAGGGCTCAACTTCGAAATTTCAAT GGCACTGCCCCAAGTGGTAATGAATGTGGTGTACTTAGAGATTCAGCAGCAGACTTGGGAACTCCGAGTGCGCCTCCGATTTTCGAAATTGGGAGAGACAATTCGGGTAATGAGGATGAAATTCAAGGAGGGCAGGAAGCTTCTGAGCGGCTGAGAGAAAGCAATGCAGCTGAAAATTGGACCTGCCCATCAAGAGGATCAATGGGGTTCGATGGGAGTGTAGAGGGTTTAGCAGATTTGGATAGTGGTTCTTTCAAAGCTTCTCAACTTGGTGAAAG AGTGAACAAGAGCATAGCTGGAGAAACAGAAACGAAAGTCCCTTCTTTGCAAGCCAGCCAATTAGACCATTCTTATTATCATACCAG TGGTCAATATGCCTGGCAAACCTTGGTTGCACATGAGGCATGCATACGCTTATGCCTACAAGCATGGGCAAGAGGCTGCACTGAGGCACCTGAATTTCTACGTGACGAGTGCCTGGTTCTTCGGAATGCTTTTGG GCTAAACACATTTTTGTTGCAACCCAGAGGAGCACAGCCACTAGAAGCAAAGACTAGTCGGAATACAGAACAAACTTTTGCTATGAAAGCAAAGAAGGTGGTTGGAAAGATAAGAGTTGAAG TGAGGAAACTTCGAGTAATACCAAGAAGGAAACTGAAGAGCACATATTCACAGCGAGGTGCAATGTACATACAAGCAGGGGCAGAATACGTCCGTCATGTTTCATCACTAGTAAAAACTGGCATAAATTCTTTAAAGTCATCGTCATTCTCGATTACACCAGAAG AGCCACTTTCATGCATATTCAAACTTAGTAGTGCCACCAAAGAAACCGAAGTAGAGCCAAGTTCCGCAATTTGTTTGCACCCTGGAAGCGGTGATTACCATGTGTT TTTTCCAGAGAGTCAAGTGGATGCTCTTTTGGTAGAAGTTCAAGACACGAAAAAATCAGTCCAATGTCGAACTACAATTCCTATTTCATCCTTGAATGACAGCACC AGTGATAAACTTCGTTGGTGGCCATTATACCATGATGATCAAGAATGTATTGGGAAGATTCAGCTCAGCATTGGTAGTGTGATAACAAGTGATGAAGATAATCATATCAAG AGTGGACCAGTTGCAGAGACTCTAGCATATGATTTGTTGCTGGAGGCTGCTATGCGGGCACAAAACTTTCACTCCCGGAACCTATGGTTACATGGAACTTGGAAGTGGTTGTTGACCGAGTTTGCAGACTATTATGAAGTTTCCCAGTCATACACAAAGCTCAG ATATCTGTCGCATGTCATGAATGTGGGAACTCCGACCACAGGTTGCTTAGAGCTTGTGAATGAGTTACTAGTACCTATAATAAAGGCCAGGAGTCAGAAATGTTTGACAAGGCAGGAG AAAAGTATACTGTTAGACTGTGAAAACCAAATTGAGAGTCTTTTGGCAAATGTTTTCGAAAACTACAAGTCATTAGATGAAGGATCACCCACAGGGTTCAAATCCTCGTTTGGTCCAACCCCGGAGTCTGCAGCTCCAGCTCTAGCTCCTGCTGTACAAGTCTATATGATCCTTCATGATATCCTCACTCTCGATGCCCAGACTATGCTACGCAACTATTTGCAG ACAGCAGCAAAAAAGAGGTACCGGAAGCATGCTCTAGACACTGATGAGTTTGTGTCAAGTAACTCTGAAGGCTTCCTTATGGACCCCATATCCATCTCGACAGCATATCTGAAAATGAAGAATTTGTGTATGAATATACAAAAGGAAATTCAGGCAGACATCAAAATCCACAACCAGCATGTACTCCCCAG TTCAATTGACCTCTCGAATATAGCTGCTGCCATTTACAGCACTGAGCTGTGCAGCAGGCTTCGAGCGTTTCTTGCTGCCTTGCCTCCATCTGGTCCACAGCCACATGTAAATGAGCTTTTAATTGCAGTTGCTGACTTCGAAAGAAACCTTGAGTCTTGGAATATCAG TCCAGTGCAGGGCGGTGTTGACTCGAAGAATCTGTTTCACGATTACATAATGGTCTGGGTACAGGATATGCAACTTAACTTACTTGAACGTTGCAGAGCAGAAAAG GTGCCATGGTCTGGCGTGTCAACAAATAATTCCACCTCACCATTTGCTGAGGATATGTACGAAAATATCAGAGAGAACCTTATCCAATACGAGGTGGTACTCAACCGATGGCCTCAGTACTCCTTGATTTTGGAACAG GCTGTTGCTAATGTTGAAAGAGCAATCATAAAAGCACTGGAGAAACAATATAACGATATCTTGACTCCATTGAAAGATGGTATCCAAAAGAGGCTTAATATGCAGGTCCAGAAGCTGACAAGAAGACAATCAGTCGCAATCTACACCGTTCCTAATCAG CTTGGAACCTTTTTAAACACCATGAAGAGAATTCTTGATGTCCTTCATTGTACATTAGAAGACATCTTAAAGTCATGGGCATCTTTTCTGCCTGTCATGGGTGATAACAAGAAGTCGCTGTTTGGGGAGCAGATGAATGGAATCACGGTTCTCTTGAGAACGAAATACAAAAATTACTTGCAGGCAACTGTAGGGAAGCTTATCAGCAAT GTGCAAGCTAACCGTAACACAAGGCTGAAAAGGATTCTAGAGGAAACaaaggaagaagatggagaGGCTGAGGTCCGCGAAAGAATGCATCCACTGAGTTCACAGCTTGTAGACTCCATCTCCAACTTGCATGAGGTCTTTACAAGCAAAATATTCATCACAATTTGTCGCGGATTCTGGGATAGAATGGGACAG ATTGTTTTGAAGTTCCTCGAAGGCAGGAAGGAAAATCGAGTTTGGTACAATGGATCTTACTATGCTCTCGGG ATATTGGACGATACATTTGCTTCCCAGATGCAGCGTTTACAAGGCAATGCACTGCAAGAGAAAGATCTTGAGCCCCCTCGTTCAGTAATTGAAGCCCGATCAATTCTCTGCAGAGACACAGAAAATGCTACAGATGCCTCTACCTACTTCTATGCTTAG